A stretch of the Gossypium hirsutum isolate 1008001.06 chromosome D07, Gossypium_hirsutum_v2.1, whole genome shotgun sequence genome encodes the following:
- the LOC107954650 gene encoding EH domain-containing protein 1-like — protein MVFFKIIKEEQISLSFVTSIIDGLKRLYLQKLKPLEVTYHFNDFVSPLLTNSDFDAKPMVMLLGQYSTGKTTFIKHLLKTSYLGAHIGPESTTNRFVVVMVLLAVVYKELLQAWRMPKSKLYRSTKIPRYHLK, from the exons ATGGTTTTCTTCAAAATCATCAAAGAAG AACAAATATCTTTGTCCTTTGTGACTTCAATTATAGATGGCTTAAAGAGATTGTACCTTCAGAAGTTGAAGCCTTTAGAAGTTAcatatcattttaatgattttgtatCCCCATTGTTG ACAAATAGTGATTTTGATGCCAAACCAATGGTTATGCTTTTGGGTCAATATTCCACTGGGAAAACAACCTTCATTAAACATTTGCTTAAGACTAGTTATCTAG GAGCTCACATTGGACCTGAATCAACAACCAACAGATTTGTTGTTGTTATG GTGCTATTGGCTGTGGTTTATAAGGAGCTACTCCAGGCATGGAGGATGCCAAAGAGCAAATTGTACAGGAGTACAAAAATTCCACGCTACCATCTCAAATGA